The following are encoded in a window of Lactobacillus intestinalis genomic DNA:
- a CDS encoding Abi family protein: MKEFKTIDEQIMLLKARGLTFNNIDHAKKYLKSNNYYNIINGYSKYFQESQDQFISGTTFDEVSQLYFCDKQLKQAFFNAIINVEHHLKSIFAYNFAQEFDGKRYACLDINSYNPNKVLTVGRTISDLTRVINFYKNKPNTPIYHYVKKYDDVPIWVIVEFLDFGQLCSLIKNSKRTVQNNICKDLLEFITDNIGPIQEHFTPEIMMSFIENIRELRNICAHNNRLLKFRCRADSKYFASLDKLSGVKNTDSRKYAYSVLISMQCFLSPTEYRILSNTIRKKLNFLSNHLSSIKIDEILSAMGFPNDWLENPKFRQ; this comes from the coding sequence GTGAAAGAATTTAAAACAATTGATGAACAAATTATGCTTTTAAAAGCAAGAGGCCTGACTTTTAATAATATTGACCATGCAAAAAAGTACTTAAAGTCTAATAATTATTACAATATTATTAACGGTTATAGTAAATACTTTCAAGAAAGTCAGGATCAATTTATTTCAGGGACAACTTTTGATGAAGTGAGTCAACTCTATTTTTGTGATAAACAATTAAAGCAAGCCTTTTTTAATGCGATTATTAATGTAGAGCATCATTTAAAATCTATTTTTGCGTATAACTTTGCTCAAGAATTTGATGGTAAAAGATATGCTTGTTTAGATATCAATTCTTATAATCCGAATAAGGTGTTAACGGTTGGAAGGACTATTAGTGATTTAACTCGAGTAATTAATTTTTATAAGAATAAACCTAATACCCCTATTTATCATTATGTAAAAAAATATGACGATGTACCAATTTGGGTAATAGTAGAGTTTTTAGATTTTGGACAATTATGTTCTCTAATTAAGAATTCCAAAAGAACGGTTCAAAATAATATTTGTAAAGATCTTCTTGAGTTTATTACAGATAATATAGGACCCATTCAAGAACATTTTACTCCAGAAATTATGATGTCCTTTATTGAAAATATTCGTGAACTCAGAAATATTTGTGCTCATAATAATCGACTTTTGAAATTTAGATGTAGAGCAGATTCTAAATATTTTGCTAGCTTAGATAAACTTTCAGGAGTTAAAAATACAGATTCACGTAAGTATGCATATTCGGTTTTAATTAGTATGCAATGTTTTTTAAGTCCTACTGAGTATCGAATTTTAAGTAATACAATTAGAAAGAAATTGAATTTTTTAAGTAATCATTTAAGCTCAATTAAAATTGATGAAATTCTGTCAGCTATGGGATTTCCTAATGATTGGTTAGAAAATCCAAAATTTCGACAGTAG
- the galU gene encoding UTP--glucose-1-phosphate uridylyltransferase GalU, with product MKVRKAVIPAAGLGTRFLPATKAMPKEMLPIVDKPTIQFIVEEAKKSGIEDILIVTGKNKRAIENHFDSNPELEQDLKDTGKVELLKLTEEITDLGVNLYYTRQPHPAGLGDAIFRARSFVGDEPFVVMLGDDLMRDEVPLTKQLINDYNQTHAPTLAVMKVPHEEVSKYGVISPEGKINDDLYNVKSFVEKPPVAKAPSDLAIIGRYLLTPEIFDILATQKPGRGGEIQLTDAIDTMNKTQRVFAHVFNGQRFDVGNKEGYLETSIQYGLRHPETKDALKKYIIDLSKKLQK from the coding sequence ATGAAGGTTAGAAAAGCTGTTATTCCTGCAGCGGGTCTTGGAACCAGATTTTTGCCTGCAACCAAGGCGATGCCAAAGGAAATGTTACCAATTGTGGACAAGCCAACCATTCAATTTATTGTTGAAGAGGCTAAGAAGTCAGGAATCGAAGACATTTTGATCGTCACTGGTAAGAATAAACGTGCTATTGAAAATCATTTTGATTCAAATCCTGAATTGGAACAAGATTTGAAGGATACGGGTAAAGTTGAATTGCTTAAGTTGACTGAAGAAATTACGGACTTAGGTGTGAACTTGTACTACACTCGTCAACCACATCCAGCTGGTTTGGGGGATGCGATTTTCCGTGCGCGTAGTTTCGTGGGGGATGAACCATTCGTCGTTATGCTTGGCGATGATTTGATGCGTGATGAAGTGCCTCTAACTAAGCAGCTAATTAATGATTACAATCAAACTCATGCTCCAACTTTAGCCGTTATGAAGGTGCCACATGAGGAAGTTTCTAAATATGGTGTGATTTCCCCTGAAGGTAAAATCAACGATGATCTTTACAACGTTAAGTCATTTGTGGAAAAGCCACCAGTTGCTAAAGCTCCAAGTGATTTGGCAATTATTGGACGTTACTTGCTTACTCCAGAAATTTTCGATATTTTGGCAACACAAAAACCAGGTCGTGGTGGCGAAATTCAATTAACTGATGCCATCGACACTATGAACAAGACCCAACGCGTTTTTGCTCATGTGTTTAACGGTCAACGTTTCGATGTTGGTAACAAGGAAGGCTATCTTGAAACTTCCATTCAATACGGCTTGCGCCACCCTGAAACTAAGGATGCCTTGAAGAAGTACATCATTGACTTAAGTAAGAAATTACAAAAATAA
- a CDS encoding sunset domain-containing protein, protein MKNKNFLGILGLLFSIMMLLTACGEDDSSTKALTHHTQNIYNVKISKVKSDDGDFVVSGTTKAPDGSKILAQGETDKDQNKAEADDDVDYCKVKDHKFTARLTADNLTEKDIKQDLKIKVKICAVKKYDVDYDDYKITKKVRTALKSKVKTTVLTVDDKIATYYKKDDSSSDDNDSNDSDSSDEDSDSDSDEDDLSDEDTNDDSDSEDDVDDSDVDDTDDDIDDSDLDTDDEEEDEPEDDADEDSSDDQSADANSDSDKVYTGDSSQIIGDARTKKYHMPGQAGYYIDKKNVVIFNSEKEAQAQGYIKSKR, encoded by the coding sequence ATGAAAAATAAGAATTTCCTAGGAATACTAGGCTTATTATTTAGTATTATGATGTTATTGACGGCTTGTGGTGAAGATGATTCAAGCACTAAAGCTCTGACACATCATACTCAAAATATTTACAATGTAAAAATATCCAAGGTTAAAAGTGATGATGGAGACTTTGTGGTAAGTGGGACAACTAAGGCTCCAGATGGAAGCAAGATTTTAGCCCAAGGAGAAACGGATAAAGATCAGAATAAGGCTGAGGCTGACGATGATGTAGACTATTGTAAAGTCAAAGATCATAAATTTACTGCTAGATTGACTGCTGATAATTTAACCGAAAAAGATATTAAGCAAGATTTGAAGATTAAGGTAAAGATCTGTGCAGTTAAAAAATATGACGTTGATTATGATGATTATAAGATCACTAAAAAGGTTAGAACCGCTTTAAAGAGTAAGGTTAAGACGACAGTTTTAACAGTTGATGATAAAATAGCTACCTATTATAAAAAAGACGATAGCTCATCAGATGACAATGACTCAAATGATTCTGATTCCTCAGATGAAGATAGCGATTCAGATTCGGATGAAGATGATTTAAGTGATGAAGATACAAATGACGATTCGGACTCTGAAGATGATGTCGATGATTCTGACGTGGATGATACGGATGACGACATTGACGATAGCGATCTAGACACTGATGATGAAGAGGAAGATGAACCAGAAGACGATGCAGACGAAGACAGTAGTGATGATCAGTCTGCTGATGCCAACTCTGATTCTGATAAAGTGTATACCGGTGATTCTTCACAAATTATTGGAGATGCTAGAACTAAAAAGTATCACATGCCAGGACAAGCTGGTTACTATATTGATAAGAAGAATGTAGTGATCTTCAACTCTGAAAAAGAAGCTCAAGCCCAAGGTTATATTAAGTCTAAGAGGTAG
- a CDS encoding DUF3232 domain-containing protein: MISKDIEKLEQADQLMFDLAKSTTPKYDILKVGQLLKEAGVLQDRSEDLKTIVAAYNQDAQTEIKKALRRKMRTTVTLNLSVLTPYLNNSDPDISAIVTDALDNFKQYGQIVLRFNEKKATWQTEKSTADYQQLFSNLDNRRTNIHNACIDNINILNRLIVDGTPFATWDNPNITQIKEIPRSDIGNAILELCVRELINNDSQILK; this comes from the coding sequence ATGATCAGTAAAGATATTGAAAAACTAGAACAAGCAGATCAATTAATGTTTGATCTTGCTAAGAGCACTACCCCTAAATACGATATTCTAAAAGTAGGTCAACTACTAAAAGAAGCTGGCGTATTACAAGATAGAAGCGAGGATTTAAAAACTATTGTAGCTGCTTACAATCAAGATGCACAAACCGAAATTAAAAAAGCTCTTCGCCGAAAAATGCGAACAACCGTCACCTTAAATCTGTCAGTACTCACGCCTTATTTAAATAATTCAGATCCAGACATAAGCGCCATCGTTACAGATGCCCTAGACAATTTCAAACAATACGGCCAAATAGTTCTCAGATTCAATGAGAAAAAAGCTACTTGGCAAACCGAAAAAAGTACTGCAGATTATCAACAACTCTTCTCTAACTTAGATAATCGCCGTACTAACATCCATAACGCTTGCATCGACAACATCAATATTCTTAATCGTTTAATTGTCGATGGGACTCCTTTTGCTACTTGGGACAACCCCAACATTACGCAAATCAAAGAAATACCCCGCAGCGATATTGGAAATGCGATTTTGGAATTGTGTGTTAGGGAGTTGATTAATAATGATAGTCAGATTTTGAAATAA
- a CDS encoding glycoside hydrolase family 68 protein, with protein sequence MSISKKDSLLTFISAATLLGMFATTNQAVHADTIKTPLVAKSQNENKQTVAAGQTAKDDKAATTTNQPENDQPKAEATKDKVETTKTADNNQTTTKNTQTQANNTVAPTTPQTTKTNDSKDSKKTTDKDTKKNQQEVQPTQTTPVEQEPTVFVPQSELPTDDSTTEKATKTDYQLSEEALKVLKEAEINVDSLTKDQVAKIKKINFDDTKANTAAKWTYSQYTGVANKMLKQDERYRIPYFNAKKIKNMGGITTKDAQTGKVADLEIWDSWPVQDAKTGKVVNYKGFQLAVAMMGIPQQDDSHIYLLYNKYGDNNFDNWKTAGPIFGYKGTPQAQEWSGSATVNKDGSIQLFYTDVDTREGTNNQKISTVNLVLKVDKKKGTVKIAKRRYRHVLFTGDGYYYQTYKQWKDKNKGADNIAMRDAHVISVKGRRYLVFEASTGSQDYQGEDQVYKWQNYGGTEKEAIENFLKITSNADMTSRATWANAAIGIIRLSKNENNPKVDKVMPPLVSSLMVSDEIERANLIPMNGKYYLFATTRLNRGTGDDLWQAADQKIGDNVAMLGWVSDHLTYGYKPLNDDAGVLVASVPFNWRTSTYSYYPVPVKGSNDELLVNSYMTNRGFAAGAGKRSTLAPSFLIKVNGDKTYVENVATNQGVWDYNKNSKNNSMIVSTIKGAHLDGEPIDKSQWNNVSLVSHIEKTKKINKNKATANTKAKVKKVTNKKFANKSILKLTAPVKITAIRRTPVVGKDGKQVKTYMGSKKYNVIGKNITVNGLGTQKINGKTYYILQNGYYVLAKDFKLAGTLV encoded by the coding sequence ATGAGTATTAGTAAGAAAGATTCACTACTGACATTTATCTCAGCGGCAACTTTGCTTGGAATGTTTGCAACAACTAATCAAGCAGTTCACGCGGATACCATCAAAACACCACTTGTAGCAAAATCACAAAATGAAAATAAACAAACTGTTGCAGCTGGGCAAACTGCCAAGGATGATAAAGCTGCCACAACTACAAATCAACCTGAAAATGATCAGCCTAAAGCTGAAGCGACTAAAGATAAAGTAGAAACTACTAAAACAGCTGATAATAATCAAACAACTACTAAGAATACACAAACTCAAGCTAATAATACTGTAGCACCTACTACTCCTCAAACTACTAAGACTAATGATTCGAAGGATAGCAAAAAGACTACAGATAAAGATACTAAGAAGAATCAACAAGAAGTTCAACCAACTCAAACTACACCGGTAGAACAGGAGCCAACGGTTTTTGTTCCTCAATCTGAACTTCCAACTGATGACAGTACAACTGAAAAAGCAACAAAAACTGACTATCAATTAAGTGAAGAAGCATTAAAGGTTTTAAAAGAGGCTGAAATCAATGTAGATTCTTTGACTAAAGATCAAGTTGCTAAGATTAAGAAGATTAACTTTGATGACACCAAAGCTAACACCGCGGCTAAATGGACATATTCACAATATACGGGTGTTGCTAACAAGATGCTTAAGCAAGATGAACGCTATCGTATTCCATATTTCAACGCGAAGAAGATTAAAAATATGGGCGGCATTACAACCAAAGATGCTCAGACTGGTAAAGTCGCAGATCTTGAAATTTGGGATTCATGGCCAGTTCAAGATGCCAAGACTGGTAAAGTTGTTAACTACAAAGGTTTTCAATTAGCAGTTGCAATGATGGGAATTCCACAACAAGATGATTCTCATATTTATTTACTTTACAACAAGTATGGCGATAATAATTTTGATAATTGGAAGACGGCTGGGCCGATTTTTGGTTATAAAGGTACGCCACAAGCTCAAGAATGGTCTGGTTCAGCTACTGTAAATAAAGATGGTAGCATTCAATTATTCTACACTGATGTGGATACTCGCGAAGGAACAAATAATCAAAAGATTTCTACTGTTAACTTAGTTTTGAAGGTTGACAAAAAGAAGGGCACAGTTAAGATTGCTAAGCGTAGATATCGTCACGTTTTGTTCACAGGTGATGGATACTATTACCAAACTTACAAGCAATGGAAAGACAAGAACAAAGGTGCCGACAACATTGCTATGCGGGACGCTCACGTTATTTCAGTGAAGGGACGTCGCTACTTAGTATTCGAAGCTTCAACTGGTAGTCAAGATTACCAAGGTGAAGACCAAGTTTACAAATGGCAAAATTATGGTGGTACTGAAAAAGAAGCAATTGAAAACTTCTTAAAGATTACTTCAAATGCTGATATGACAAGTCGTGCTACTTGGGCTAACGCCGCCATTGGAATTATTCGTTTAAGTAAAAACGAAAACAATCCGAAAGTTGATAAAGTTATGCCTCCACTTGTAAGCAGCTTGATGGTTTCAGATGAGATCGAACGTGCTAACCTCATCCCTATGAATGGTAAATATTATTTATTCGCTACCACTCGTCTTAATCGTGGTACTGGTGATGACTTATGGCAAGCAGCTGATCAAAAGATCGGTGACAACGTTGCCATGCTTGGTTGGGTATCAGATCACTTGACTTATGGCTATAAGCCACTTAACGATGATGCCGGTGTATTAGTAGCAAGTGTTCCATTCAATTGGAGAACTTCAACATATTCCTATTACCCAGTTCCAGTTAAGGGCAGTAATGATGAATTGTTGGTAAATTCCTACATGACTAATCGTGGCTTTGCCGCTGGTGCAGGTAAGCGTTCAACCTTAGCACCTTCATTCTTGATTAAGGTTAATGGCGACAAGACTTACGTTGAAAATGTTGCCACTAATCAAGGTGTTTGGGATTACAATAAGAATTCTAAGAATAACTCCATGATAGTAAGCACTATTAAGGGTGCACATCTTGATGGTGAACCGATTGACAAGAGTCAATGGAATAATGTTTCTCTTGTTTCTCATATTGAAAAAACTAAGAAGATAAATAAGAATAAAGCTACCGCAAATACTAAAGCAAAGGTAAAGAAGGTAACTAATAAAAAATTTGCTAATAAGTCAATTCTTAAACTTACTGCTCCTGTAAAGATAACTGCTATACGCAGAACACCGGTTGTTGGTAAGGATGGCAAGCAAGTAAAGACTTACATGGGTAGCAAGAAGTACAATGTGATTGGCAAGAATATCACAGTTAATGGCTTAGGTACCCAAAAGATTAACGGTAAAACTTACTATATCTTACAAAATGGCTACTATGTACTTGCTAAAGACTTCAAGTTGGCAGGTACGTTAGTTTAA
- the rfbD gene encoding dTDP-4-dehydrorhamnose reductase encodes MKVFVTGVNGQLGHDVMNELAKRGYEGVGSDLAPEYAGVADGTAVTKAPYVSLDITDADAVDKVISEVNPDVIVHCAAWTAVDMAEDDDNVEAVRKVNVGGTQNIANVAKKLDVPMVYISTDYVFDGQGTTPWKPDFKGYKPMNVYGETKLGGEEAVANTLDKYFIVRIAWVFGVNGSNFIKTMLKVGKSHDEVKVVDDQIGTPTYTFDLARLLVDMIETDKYGYYHATNAELPESEGDHNADGTKTGYISWYDFTKEIYRQAGYDTKVIPVTTEEYGLSKAVRPFNSRLDKSKLVENGFQPLPTWPDAIKRYLEILKKDGFFDELN; translated from the coding sequence ATGAAAGTTTTTGTGACTGGAGTCAATGGTCAACTTGGCCATGACGTAATGAATGAACTTGCTAAGCGTGGGTATGAAGGTGTCGGCTCAGATTTAGCACCTGAATATGCCGGTGTTGCTGATGGTACAGCTGTAACTAAGGCACCTTATGTTTCTTTAGACATCACCGATGCAGATGCAGTCGATAAAGTTATTTCTGAAGTGAATCCAGATGTCATTGTTCACTGTGCTGCCTGGACTGCTGTTGATATGGCAGAAGATGATGACAATGTTGAAGCTGTTCGTAAGGTTAATGTTGGTGGTACTCAAAACATCGCCAATGTTGCCAAGAAGTTAGACGTACCAATGGTATACATTTCTACTGATTATGTATTTGATGGTCAAGGAACTACTCCGTGGAAGCCTGACTTTAAAGGCTATAAGCCAATGAATGTTTATGGCGAAACCAAGTTAGGTGGCGAAGAAGCTGTGGCTAACACTTTGGACAAGTACTTCATCGTTCGTATCGCTTGGGTATTTGGTGTTAACGGTTCTAACTTCATTAAGACCATGCTTAAGGTGGGTAAGAGCCATGATGAAGTTAAGGTTGTTGACGACCAGATTGGGACTCCAACTTATACTTTTGACTTGGCACGTTTGCTCGTTGATATGATTGAAACTGATAAGTACGGTTACTATCATGCAACCAATGCTGAATTGCCAGAGTCTGAAGGTGATCATAACGCTGATGGTACTAAGACTGGTTATATTTCTTGGTATGATTTTACTAAAGAAATTTACCGTCAAGCTGGCTATGATACTAAGGTTATACCTGTAACTACGGAAGAATATGGCTTATCCAAGGCTGTGCGTCCATTTAACTCTCGCCTTGACAAGAGTAAGCTTGTCGAGAATGGCTTCCAGCCACTTCCAACTTGGCCTGATGCCATTAAACGTTACTTAGAAATCTTGAAAAAAGACGGTTTCTTTGACGAATTAAATTAA
- the rfbC gene encoding dTDP-4-dehydrorhamnose 3,5-epimerase: MGQIKVEKNVGGIEGLAVITPTVHGDDRGYFMETFNQRDMMDAGFSINFVQDNQSSSTKGVLRGLHFQKHYPQVKLVRAVRGSVFDVAVDLRSNSKTYGKWYGVELTAENKKQFLIPQGFAHGFLVLSDEAEFCYKVNDFWHPNDEGGMAWNDPEIGIEWPHLQGNYPENASAEGYTLDDGTKLTLSDRDQEWVGLKDTFKF; this comes from the coding sequence ATGGGACAAATTAAAGTTGAAAAGAATGTTGGCGGCATTGAAGGTTTAGCAGTTATTACCCCAACTGTTCATGGTGATGATCGTGGTTACTTCATGGAAACTTTTAACCAAAGAGACATGATGGATGCAGGTTTTAGCATTAACTTCGTTCAAGATAACCAATCAAGTTCAACTAAAGGTGTACTTCGTGGTTTACATTTCCAAAAGCATTATCCACAAGTTAAGTTGGTTCGTGCCGTTCGCGGTAGCGTATTTGATGTTGCTGTTGACCTTAGAAGTAATTCAAAGACTTACGGTAAGTGGTATGGTGTTGAATTAACTGCTGAAAACAAGAAGCAATTCTTGATCCCACAAGGTTTTGCTCATGGTTTCCTTGTTTTGAGTGACGAAGCAGAATTCTGCTACAAGGTTAACGATTTCTGGCACCCAAACGATGAAGGTGGTATGGCTTGGAACGATCCCGAAATTGGAATTGAATGGCCACATCTTCAAGGTAATTACCCAGAAAATGCCAGTGCTGAAGGCTACACTTTAGATGATGGAACAAAATTGACTTTGTCTGATCGTGACCAAGAATGGGTTGGTTTGAAAGACACTTTCAAGTTTTAA
- the rfbA gene encoding glucose-1-phosphate thymidylyltransferase RfbA, whose amino-acid sequence MKGIILAGGSGTRLYPLTLVTSKQLLPVYDKPMIYYPLSTLMLAGIKDILVISTPADTPRFKELLGDGSQFGIKLTYKVQPSPDGLAQAFTLGEDFINGEPCAMVLGDNIFYGNGFTELLKNAAQDAQDGKATVFGYYVNDPERFGVVDFDENGNAVSIEEKPAQPKSNYAVTGLYFYPAGVSEKAAQVKPSARGEVEITSLNDMYLQDDNLGVQLLGRGYAWLDTGTMQSLVDASNYVKMVEERQGVSVSAPEEIAYIHGWIDKDELLEAATHYGKSPYGKHLKSVAEGKLRY is encoded by the coding sequence ATGAAGGGAATTATTTTAGCGGGCGGTTCAGGTACACGTCTATACCCATTAACTTTAGTAACTAGTAAGCAATTGTTGCCTGTTTATGACAAGCCAATGATTTATTACCCATTGTCAACTTTGATGTTGGCTGGAATTAAGGATATTTTGGTTATTTCTACTCCAGCTGATACTCCACGCTTTAAGGAATTGTTAGGAGACGGTTCACAATTTGGAATTAAGTTGACTTATAAGGTTCAACCAAGTCCAGATGGATTGGCACAAGCCTTTACGTTGGGTGAAGATTTTATCAATGGCGAACCTTGTGCGATGGTACTTGGTGACAATATCTTTTATGGCAATGGCTTTACTGAATTACTTAAGAATGCCGCTCAAGATGCACAAGACGGTAAGGCAACTGTCTTTGGTTACTATGTTAACGATCCAGAACGTTTTGGTGTGGTTGACTTTGATGAAAATGGTAATGCTGTTTCTATTGAAGAAAAGCCAGCACAACCTAAGAGTAACTATGCTGTAACTGGACTTTATTTCTATCCAGCTGGCGTTAGTGAAAAGGCGGCTCAAGTTAAGCCTAGTGCACGTGGTGAAGTTGAAATTACTAGTTTGAACGATATGTATTTACAAGATGATAACTTGGGTGTTCAACTTTTGGGACGTGGCTATGCTTGGCTTGATACTGGCACTATGCAAAGTTTAGTTGATGCTTCTAACTACGTTAAGATGGTAGAAGAACGCCAAGGAGTTTCTGTTTCAGCTCCTGAAGAAATTGCCTACATTCATGGCTGGATTGATAAGGATGAACTTCTTGAAGCAGCTACTCACTATGGTAAAAGTCCATATGGCAAGCACCTTAAGTCAGTTGCTGAAGGCAAGTTACGTTACTAA
- the rfbB gene encoding dTDP-glucose 4,6-dehydratase has product MKVIVTGGAGFIGSNFVFYMLKKHPDYEIICLDSLTYAGNLSTLKGVMDNPNFKFVKLDIRDREGVYKLFEEEKPDVVVNFAAESHVDRSIENPEIFLETNIIGTSVLMDACRKYGIKRFHQVSTDEVYGDLPLDRPDLFFHEDTPLHTSSPYSSSKASADLLVGAYGRTFNLPVTISRCSNNYGPYQFPEKLIPLMIQRALNNEKLPVYGDGENVRDWLYVEDHCKAIDLILEKGTPGEVYNIGGHNEMHNIDIVKLICDYLDKPYSLIEHVTDRKGHDRRYAIDPEKIHNELGWLPETMFKDGIKKTIQWYLDNKEWWENIISGDYQNYYDEMYGKKQVLDKD; this is encoded by the coding sequence ATGAAAGTTATTGTTACTGGTGGTGCCGGTTTTATCGGTTCAAACTTTGTTTTTTACATGTTAAAGAAGCATCCAGACTACGAAATTATCTGCTTGGATAGCTTAACTTATGCAGGTAACTTGTCTACATTGAAGGGCGTAATGGACAATCCTAACTTCAAGTTTGTTAAGTTAGATATTCGTGACCGCGAAGGTGTTTACAAGTTATTCGAAGAAGAAAAACCTGACGTTGTAGTTAACTTTGCTGCTGAAAGTCACGTTGACCGTTCTATTGAAAACCCAGAAATTTTCTTAGAAACTAACATTATTGGTACTTCAGTATTGATGGATGCATGTCGCAAGTACGGTATCAAGCGTTTCCACCAAGTTTCAACTGACGAAGTTTACGGGGATTTACCACTTGATCGTCCAGACTTGTTCTTCCATGAAGACACTCCACTTCACACTTCTAGTCCTTATTCCTCAAGTAAGGCAAGTGCCGATTTACTCGTTGGTGCCTACGGCAGAACTTTCAACTTGCCAGTAACCATCTCACGTTGTTCTAATAACTATGGCCCATATCAATTCCCAGAAAAGCTTATTCCATTAATGATTCAAAGAGCTTTGAACAATGAAAAACTTCCAGTTTACGGCGATGGTGAAAACGTTCGTGACTGGCTTTACGTTGAAGACCACTGCAAAGCTATCGACCTTATCTTAGAAAAGGGTACTCCTGGTGAAGTTTACAATATTGGTGGTCACAACGAAATGCACAACATTGACATTGTTAAGCTTATTTGTGACTACTTAGATAAGCCATACTCATTAATTGAACACGTTACTGACCGTAAGGGTCATGACCGTCGTTACGCCATCGATCCAGAAAAGATTCACAACGAATTAGGCTGGCTTCCTGAAACCATGTTTAAAGATGGTATCAAGAAGACTATTCAATGGTACCTTGACAACAAGGAATGGTGGGAAAACATCATTTCTGGCGATTACCAAAATTACTACGATGAAATGTATGGTAAGAAGCAAGTTTTAGATAAGGACTAA
- a CDS encoding ATP-binding protein — MRTDDGDRFATHDQLKYLYAESQDQVDTRLLKNFDWDSDLNLEDVNDYSKKLGKIEDADSVSKSDYELLTDIGVLRRDRRSSSKERKLTEGGLLFFGKFMSIMDRFPRFQLDYTRYARDGDTDWVDRVSAGDMNYPEMNVYSFYNLVLPKITSNINDKYVQDEDLTRGSYVADLRSAAKEALVNCLMHAYYDGTIAIQIEDRPSYWEFTNPGDMRVSRESFLRGQKSEVRNSEIATLFRRIGISEKRASGGPRILRAASRNHLMEPEIEIDATNKITKIRIWKIDIRTKIDDEMILDPTEKFIIDYAIQKSEFSFSQMFKDMNNRFGSNSTVRKRLNHLLDKKVLVSEGNGKSTVYKLEKTSEQEQVDRIMRLKNMEENL; from the coding sequence ATGCGAACTGATGATGGGGATCGTTTTGCAACACATGATCAGCTGAAGTATTTGTATGCTGAAAGTCAAGATCAAGTTGATACCAGATTACTTAAAAATTTTGATTGGGATAGTGACTTAAATTTAGAAGATGTCAATGATTATAGTAAAAAGTTAGGAAAGATAGAAGATGCAGATAGTGTGTCAAAATCAGATTATGAGCTTTTAACAGATATCGGAGTGTTGAGGCGTGATAGACGTTCTTCAAGTAAAGAACGTAAATTGACAGAGGGTGGATTATTATTCTTTGGCAAGTTTATGTCAATAATGGATAGATTTCCTAGGTTTCAATTAGATTATACAAGATATGCTAGAGATGGAGACACAGATTGGGTTGATCGTGTGTCGGCAGGTGATATGAATTATCCCGAAATGAATGTATATTCATTTTACAATTTAGTTCTTCCTAAAATCACTTCTAATATTAATGATAAATATGTTCAAGATGAGGATTTAACTCGAGGAAGCTATGTTGCTGATTTGAGATCTGCTGCAAAGGAAGCGTTGGTTAATTGCTTAATGCATGCTTATTATGATGGAACAATAGCAATTCAAATTGAGGATCGTCCAAGTTATTGGGAATTCACAAACCCCGGTGATATGAGAGTCAGTAGGGAATCATTTTTGCGCGGTCAAAAGTCAGAAGTAAGAAATTCGGAAATTGCCACTTTATTTAGAAGGATTGGTATTTCAGAAAAAAGAGCCAGTGGAGGACCCAGAATTTTAAGAGCCGCAAGCAGAAATCACTTAATGGAACCAGAAATTGAAATTGATGCGACTAATAAAATTACTAAGATCAGAATTTGGAAAATCGATATTAGAACAAAAATTGATGATGAAATGATCTTAGATCCAACAGAAAAATTTATTATTGATTATGCTATTCAAAAGTCTGAGTTTAGTTTTTCTCAGATGTTTAAAGATATGAATAATAGATTTGGGAGCAATAGTACGGTAAGAAAAAGACTTAATCATTTATTAGATAAAAAAGTTCTAGTTTCAGAAGGAAATGGTAAATCTACTGTATATAAGTTGGAAAAAACTAGTGAACAAGAACAGGTGGATAGAATAATGAGATTGAAAAATATGGAAGAAAATTTGTGA